One part of the Anopheles coustani chromosome 2, idAnoCousDA_361_x.2, whole genome shotgun sequence genome encodes these proteins:
- the LOC131267294 gene encoding peroxisomal multifunctional enzyme type 2-like isoform X1, giving the protein MVVPKEDQLRYDGRVVVVTGAGAGLGREYALLFASRGAKVVVNDLGGNFKGQGKSNAADKVVEEIRAAGGVAVPDYNSVVEGDKIVQTALENFGRIDVLVNNAGILRDRSLARISDEDWNLIQDVHLKGSFLTTRAAFPVMKKQNFGRIIMTSSNSGVYGNFGQANYSAAKLGLVGLANTVAIEGAKNNIHCNVIVPTAASRMTEGILPDILFNELKPKLIAPVVAYLCHESCEDNGSIIESAAGWATKIHFVRGRGCVLRTAIDEDVSPEYVRQVWNRVTDMSEARHLNAIADASRVGLMETLEKLRDGKNNENSVTETFRYGFKDVILYALGVGANVSDPTDLKFLYENNAEFGVLPTFFILPGLLAVMGSSLTASAIKHTTFDLTNILHGEQYIELLEAPPTEGVLTTTSSVLDVVDKKSGALVITQSDSYDENGTLIARNQSSTFVVGAGNFNGKTKASPEVKPLVPNPKRTPDASVEVPTHKNQAAVYRLSGDLNPMHIDPSFSAIAGYKVPILHGLCTMGVSVKAVLKQFGGDNPALFRAAKVRFSKPVLPGQTLRVDMWKEPNNRVCFRTVVVETNTEVLSGAYVDFKQIIVKPNMTSASALQSDAVFAGIKDRVAENEAKAKAVNAVFLYKVTSGGKVAKEWVLDLKNAKVYEGPLQSGSKADTTMTIADADMVDLALGKLQPQTAFMKGKLKITGNIMLAQKLAPLLKTEAKL; this is encoded by the exons ATGGTTGTACCGAAGGAAGATCAACTGCGCTACGATGGacgcgtggtggtggtgaccgGAGCAGGGGCCGGTTTGGGGCGTGAGTACGCACTGCTGTTTGCGTCGCGCGGTGCAAAGGTCGTCGTGAACGACCTAGGTGGCAACTTCAAGGGCCAGGGTAAATCTAATGCGGCCGATAAGGTCGTCGAAGAGATCCGGGCGGCCGGTGGGGTCGCCGTCCCCGACTACAACTCGGTCGTCGAGGGGGACAAGATCGTGCAGACGGCGCTGGAAAACTTTGGCCGCATCGACGTGCTGGTGAATAATGCGGGAATACTGCGCGACCGAAGCTTGGCCCGGATTTCGGACGAGGACTGGAACTTGATTCAAGATGTGCACCTGAAGGGCAGCTTCCTGACGACGCGCGCCGCCTTCCCGGTGATGAAAAAGCAGAACTTCGGCCGCATCATCATGACGTCGAGCAATTCGGGCGTGTACGGAAACTTTGGCCAGGCAAACTACAGCGCCGCCAAGCTGGGTCTGGTCGGGTTGGCCAATACGGTGGCCATCGAGGGTGCGAAGAATAATATTCACTGCAACGTGATCGTGCCGACGGCGGCCTCGCGAATGACGGAGGGAATCTTGCCGGATATTTTGTTCAACGAATTGA aaCCGAAACTGATCGCACCAGTGGTGGCGTACCTGTGCCATGAATCGTGTGAAGACAACGGTTCCATCATCGAGAGTGCCGCCGGTTGGGCAACGAAGATCCACTTCGTGCGCGGAAGGGGTTGTGTGTTGCGCACGGCCATCGACGAGGATGTGTCTCCGGAGTACGTACGGCAAGTTTGGAATCGTGTCACGGACATGTCCGAGGCGCGCCACCTGAATGCAATCGCAGATGCGAGTCGCGTGGGGTTGATGGAAACGCTGGAGAAGCTGCGTGACGGAAAGAACAACGAAAACTCTGTCACCGAGACGTTCCGGTACGGATTCAAGGATGTGATTCTGTACGCACTCGGCGTCGGTGCGAACGTGTCGGATCCGACCGATCTAAAGTTTCTGTACGAAAACAATGCGGAGTTTGGTGTGCTTCCCACGTTCTTCATCCTGCCGGGACTGCTTGCCGTTATGGGTTCGAGTTTGACCGCTTCCGCCATCAAGCACACCACGTTCGATTTGACTAAC ATTCTCCACGGTGAGCAGTATATCGAGCTactcgaagcacccccaaccGAGGGTGTACTGACCACCACCTCCTCCGTGCTGGACGTCGTCGATAAGAAGTCCGGTGCCCTGGTCATCACTCAGTCTGACTCGTACGATGAGAACGGCACGCTGATCGCACGCAACCAGAGCTCGACCTTTGTGGTGGGTGCTGGAAATTTCAATGGCAAGACCAAAGCTAGCCCCGAGGTGAAACCGCTGGTGCCCAATCCGAAGCGTACTCCGGACGCGTCAGTCGAGGTGCCGACGCACAAGAACCAGGCCGCTGTATATCGGCTGTCCGGCGATCTTAACCCGATGCACATCGATCCGAGCTTCTCGGCGATCGCCGGCTACAAGGTACCGATCTTGCACGGTCTGTGCACGATGGGGGTTTCGGTGAAGGCGGTGCTGAAACAATTCGGTGGAGACAATCCAGCTCTGTTCCGGGCGGCGAAGGTCCGCTTCTCGAAACCGGTGCTTCCGGGTCAAACGCTTCGCGTTGATATGTGGAAGGAACCGAACAACCGGGTCTGCTTCCGGACAGTCGTGGTTGAGACAAACACCGAAGTGCTGTCGG GCGCGTACGTTGACTTCAAGCAGATCATCGTGAAACCCAACATGACTTCCGCCAGTGCCCTGCAGAGCGATGCCGTTTTCGCCGGCATCAAGGATCGTGTGGCAGAGAACGAGGCGAAGGCAAAGGCAGTCAATGCCGTGTTCCTGTACAAGGTCACGAGCGGTGGCAAGGTGGCCAAGGAGTGGG TGCTCGACCTGAAGAACGCCAAAGTGTACGAAGGGCCGTTGCAAAGCGGCAGCAAAGCCGACACTACCATGACGATAGCGGATGCGGACATGGTTGATCTGGCGCTCGGCAAACTGCAGCCTCAGACCGCCTTCATGAAGGGTAAGCTGAAGATCACCGGCAACATTATGCTGGCGCAGAAATTGGCCCCGCTGCTGAAGACGGAGGCGAAGCTGTAA
- the LOC131267294 gene encoding peroxisomal multifunctional enzyme type 2-like isoform X2 encodes MTSASALQSDAVFAGIKDRVAENEAKAKAVNAVFLYKVTSGGKVAKEWVLDLKNAKVYEGPLQSGSKADTTMTIADADMVDLALGKLQPQTAFMKGKLKITGNIMLAQKLAPLLKTEAKL; translated from the exons ATGACTTCCGCCAGTGCCCTGCAGAGCGATGCCGTTTTCGCCGGCATCAAGGATCGTGTGGCAGAGAACGAGGCGAAGGCAAAGGCAGTCAATGCCGTGTTCCTGTACAAGGTCACGAGCGGTGGCAAGGTGGCCAAGGAGTGGG TGCTCGACCTGAAGAACGCCAAAGTGTACGAAGGGCCGTTGCAAAGCGGCAGCAAAGCCGACACTACCATGACGATAGCGGATGCGGACATGGTTGATCTGGCGCTCGGCAAACTGCAGCCTCAGACCGCCTTCATGAAGGGTAAGCTGAAGATCACCGGCAACATTATGCTGGCGCAGAAATTGGCCCCGCTGCTGAAGACGGAGGCGAAGCTGTAA
- the LOC131267296 gene encoding glutathione S-transferase C-terminal domain-containing protein homolog, with the protein MKLYLTYHRIVQARRAESSGPDLYRLDVPPESYVVLALYRYFEINSSNVEVHFVQCKASSNVLLVVLSSSSFGKLRFFDQVDDEKQTTSIDDPALFCQLPSISSRDSTSIVSGLCGVCRLITQEHVSRDKSAVGLLGFKGNTLVAPADASLWTKFCELDMVRCVGKILNFESSYAAANVITLPDELGQLERHLQQPLKSHNIYKLINLVKNVRISSHGEHCQLTDAEQRFDFHENHKFAEGYEKTLADIMLFICLELAERRLGKELLSVKVPHVSGWFERVDHDDAGKLHQVCHEILPTMDNATTLANISSLAATIQVKVPQEFSLYKSDTKKLNLKEDQILTTNQAEVLEILRKVEAIRTDIGSEVNDWETNLFEWESIPLDARPEGGKLPPARILRKRHQLESLVNEVVQLATDGNVIVDFCSGTGHLGIILAYLLPRCHIYLLENKEESQQRAKERVVRLGLSNVTFFQCNLDYFTARFDIGVSLHACGVATDIVLEKCFAQKAHFVSCPCCYGKLYNIEHVAYPRSHLFQQSGLLLKEYFCIAHCADQTHDLTSDRTNVAKAQQGFHCMDVIDRDRALRAEELGYRVLRKRLKDEGCTPKNRLLIGIFTE; encoded by the coding sequence ATGAAGCTTTACCTCACTTACCATCGCATTGTGCAGGCACGTCGTGCCGAGTCGTCAGGACCAGACTTGTATCGGCTAGATGTGCCTCCTGAGAGCTATGTCGTCTTGGCGCTGTACCGTTACTTCGAAATCAACTCATCGAACGTTGAGGTTCATTTTGTGCAATGCAAAGCGTCCTCCAACGTGCTCTTGGTTGTCCTATCATCGTCTAGTTTTGGCAAGTTGCgttttttcgaccaagtaGACGACGAAAAACAGACAACATCCATCGACGATCCGGCCCTATTTTGCCAGTTGCCGTCGATTTCTAGCCGCGACTCCACTTCAATCGTATCCGGTCTTTGTGGTGTATGTCGTCTTATTACACAGGAACATGTATCTCGCGACAAATCCGCAGTGGGATTGCTCGGCTTTAAGGGTAACACTTTGGTCGCTCCCGCGGATGCCTCACTTTGGACAAAATTTTGCGAGTTGGATATGGTGCGGTGTGTGGGGAAAATACTAAATTTCGAATCCAGTTACGCCGCGGCAAATGTAATTACACTTCCTGACGAATTGGGACAATTAGAACGCCACCTACAGCAGCCCCTTAAATCCCATAACATTTACAAGCTCATCAATCTCGTTAAGAACGTGCGCATTTCGTCGCATGGTGAACATTGTCAACTGACCGACGCTGAGCAACGATTTGATTTTCACGAAAATCACAAATTTGCCGAAGGTTACGAGAAAACGCTGGCGGATATTATGCTTTTTATATGCCTGGAGTTGGCGGAGCGCCGTTTGGGGAAGGAATTGCTCAGCGTGAAAGTACCCCACGTTTCCGGGTGGTTCGAACGCGTCGATCATGACGACGCAGGGAAATTACATCAAGTATGCCACGAGATTCTTCCAACCATGGATAATGCTACCACACTAGCAAACATATCATCGCTCGCAGCAACAATTCAGGTGAAGGTGCCGCAAGAATTTAGTTTGTACAAATCGGACACCAAAAAGTTAAACCTTAAAGAAGACCAAATACTTACGACTAATCAGGCGGAGGTATTGGAAATTCTGCGCAAAGTAGAAGCGATTCGTACCGACATCGGTAGCGAGGTGAACGATTGGGAAACGAATCTGTTTGAATGGGAATCGATACCGTTGGATGCACGACCTGAAGGTGGCAAACTACCGCCGGCCCGCATTCTCCGAAAGCGTCACCAGCTCGAAAGCTTAGTGAATGAAGTGGTGCAACTTGCAACTGATGGGAATGTCATCGTCGACTTTTGCTCCGGCACAGGTCACTTGGGAATAATTTTGGCCTATCTGCTGCCCCGCTGCCACATTTATTTACTGGAAAATAAGGAAGAATCACAGCAGCGTGCAAAGGAACGTGTCGTTCGGCTGGGCCTGAGCAATGTAACGTTCTTTCAGTGCAATCTGGATTACTTCACTGCACGCTTCGATATTGGAGTTTCGCTGCATGCATGCGGTGTAGCGACGGACATCGTGCTAGAGAAATGTTTTGCCCAAAAGGCACACTTCGTCAGCTGCCCCTGCTGCTACGGAAAGCTGTACAACATCGAGCACGTGGCGTATCCAAGAAGTCACCTGTTCCAGCAGTCCGGACTGCTGCTGAAGGAGTACTTCTGCATAGCGCACTGTGCGGATCAAACGCATGATCTGACTAGCGACCGAACGAACGTCGCCAAGGCCCAGCAGGGTTTCCACTGTATGGACGTTATTGATAGGGATCGGGCGCTGAGGGCTGAGGAGCTTGGCTATCGTGTGCTACGAAAGCGTTTGAAGGACGAAGGTTGTACTCCTAAAAATCGGTTATTAATAGGAATTTTTACAGAATGA
- the LOC131267323 gene encoding protein JTB — protein sequence MIENLSKKRMVFGITFLILLTIVVLIIESKWMKAGSRRQEFVIENNSTCWKRETYEVIKDCHPCTAFEIASKSQGVCVHTHNKEVLKCIGGEIVTRSCDRVAWLDERHFWSFQISLTIIGSLSAAISFLRQKTLNRRTMLKIQRELGA from the exons ATGATAGAGAATTTGTCCAAAAAACGTATGGTGTTTGGTATCACCTTCCTGATATT ACTAACCATAGTTGTACTGATCATCGAATCGAAATGGATGAAGGCTGGTTCTCGTCGGCAGGAGTTTGTGATTGAGAATAATTCTACTTGCTGGAAGCGTGAGACATACGAAGTGATCAAGGACTGCCATCCGTGTACCGCGTTCGAGATCGCCAGTAAATCCCAGGGCGTCTGTGTGCATACGCACAATAAAGAGGTGCTGAAGTGTATCGGAGGAGAGATCGTGACACGAAG CTGTGATCGTGTGGCTTGGCTGGATGAGCGACATTTTTGGTCGTTCCAGATTTCACTGACAATAATCGGCAGCCTTTCTGCGGCAATCTCCTTCCTTCGACAGAAAACGCTCAACCGAAGGACTATGCTGAAAATCCAGCGAGAGTTGGGTGCCTAA
- the LOC131267291 gene encoding structural maintenance of chromosomes protein 3-like, with product MYIKQIIIHGFKSYSKKTTIEDVDKRHNVVVGRNGSGKSNFFSAIEFVLSNEYNNLRLEQRKALINQAGNVAFAFVEIIFDNRDAQLPVDREVVHIRRTISQSKDQYTLDGKAVPRKEVVQFLEMGGLSNASPYYIVKQGKINQLATARPFQLLQVLLEVSGIRSYNEQRESSLASMKQTESDMKIVLESRARHGDEIKILKEELMEFEQYEKLDKKRRVIKFVMLYNEKTEIGNELNSLGQATDKLKEKRHQLAKRKVELLQREDSERKQLKQLQGMITSVVEQKSTISKEHHRYVQIKTNLELKVEDLTKDLASESQRQAHSKMQLDKLNKKIQEQKDKLNELVRQCAELHHQEDNLASELKHKEQMRGEHLDKQRRGVQFASRVERDCWLKEEIASLKKQIHTNTIYINDQDKELDQRKKTIVLMEQKMDDYNNTFQKISERMDSYKVQINQLKVKRDDLLQHQQNLWEQISRVQQELAKHKEDFRKIEQMLKKQINSQVITGGDSIRKVIDRFRSLGSDATYVINGYFGQIIDNIECDESIYKAVETTAGMKLFNHVVESNDIAKEIIQVFNQQKLPGTFQFMPLNLLATHKYQYPSEKHAVPLISLLKYEKKLSPAIQMVFGKTILCSDLSLMPESALKCGLTCVTYEGDQNLRGVLKGGYHAPKPSILKLHRDSREVWKEIIALEEELVGLQTGLDQTVCRVTECERKMSQEEAKLQKFEHVCEMERIKKQSMPESLRQQNAACELLERKIRGCKNEQELMRSREKALIAELETELTNKLTEEDQKAIEQLDGEIREIRLQQQTLFNSALDANKAKHKVENLLNSNLMPKRDELVRSIEESANREDKTNELAACWKRIQSAEEKINYYLEETTKLEENSKSFQERKESLQKEQKNLVEKQKKLELEMDSIAADENEATKKQDLEKNVWMSVLAK from the exons ATGTATATCAAACAG ATAATTATCCATGGATTCAAAAGCTACAGTAAGAAAACAACAATTGAAGACGTTGACAAGCGTCATAATGTTGTTGTCGGTCGTAACGGTTCtggaaaaagtaattttttcagCG CCATTGAATTTGTACTTAGCAATGAGTATAATAATCTTCGGCTCGAGCAGCGTAAAGCTCTCATTAATCAGGCCGGGAATGTTGCCTTTGCGtttgttgaaattattttcgatAATAGAGATGCGCAATTACCG GTCGATCGTGAAGTAGTTCACATACGTCGTACAATATCGCAGTCGAAAGACCAGTACACGCTTGATGGAAAAGCAGTACCACGTAAAGAAGTAGTACAGTTTCTTGAAATGGGAGGACTTTCAAACGCGAGTCCGTATTACATCGTAAAGCAGGGAAAAATTAACCAACTTGCGACAGCCCGCCCTTTCCAACTGTTGCAGGTTCTGCTCGAAGTCAGCGGGATCCGTAGTTACAACGAACAAAGGGAATCCTCATTGGCATCGATGAAACAAACGGAGAGTGATATGAAAATTGTGCTGGAGTCTCGAGCTAGGCACGGCGACGAGATAAAAATTCTCAAAGAAGAACTTATGGAGTTCGAGCAATATGAGAAGCTAGATAAAAAACGTCGAGTGATCAAATTTGTGATGCTGTACAACGAAAAGACCGAGATCGGTAACGAATTAAACTCGCTCGGGCAGGCAACCGACAAGCTGAAAGAGAAACGACATCAGCTAGCAAAACGGAAAGTAGAATTACTGCAACGTGAGGATAGCGAACGAAAGCAGTTAAAGCAACTCCAGGGTATGATAACGAGTGTGGTCGAGCAAAAGTCCACCATTTCGAAGGAGCATCACCGATACgtgcaaataaaaaccaacctaGAGTTGAAGGTCGAAGACTTGACGAAGGATCTTGCCAGTGAAAGCCAACGCCAAGCTCATTCTAAAATGCAACTGGATAAACTTAATAAAAAGATCCAAGAGCAAAAAGATAAGTTGAACGAACTTGTGCGGCAATGTGCAGAGCTTCACCACCAAGAAGATAATTTGGCTAGCGAACTGAAACACAAGGAACAAATGCGCGGTGAACATTTAGACAAGCAACGGAGAGGTGTGCAGTTTGCGTCGCGTGTCGAGCGAGATTGTTGGCTGAAAGAAGAAATAGCTTCTTTGAAGAAACAAATCCATACTAACACCATTTACATCAACGATCAAGATAAGGAACTAGATCAgcggaagaaaacaattgtATTAATGGAGCAGAAAATGGATGACTACAATAACACATTTCAAAAGATATCGGAACGTATGGATAGCTACAAGGTGCAAATTAACCAGTTGAAAGTAAAGCGTGATGATTTACTCCAACATCAGCAGAATCTTTGGGAACAGATATCCCGCGTCCAGCAAGAACTCGCCAAGCACAAGGAGGACTTTCGCAAGATTGAGCAAATgttaaagaaacaaataaacagtCAAGTTATTACCGGAGGCGATTCGATCCGTAAAGTGATCGACAGATTCCGATCTCTCGGAAGCGACGCAACGTATGTCATAAATGGATACTTCGGTCAGATCATAGACAACATTGAATGCGACGAAAGTATTTACAAAGCAGTAGAAACCACCGCCGGCATGAAGCTCTTCAACCATGTTGTGGAATCAAATGATATAGCCAAGGAAATTATACAAGTTTTCAATCAGCAGAAGCTACCGGGAACTTTCCAGTTTATGCCATTGAATTTGCTAGCAACGCACAAATATCAGTATCCCTCGGAAAAGCATGCTGTGCCCCTTATATCACTGTTGAAGTACGAGAAAAAGCTTTCACCTGCAATTCAGATGGTATTTGGAAAAACAATTCTGTGTAGTGATCTGAGTTTGATGCCCGAATCCGCGCTAAAATGTGGCCTGACGTGTGTGACTTACGAAGGAGACCAGAATCTTCGAGGTGTATTAAAAGGCGGGTATCACGCACCGAAACCTTCTATCTTGAAACTGCACCGTGATAGTAGAGAGGTCTGGAAAGAGATCATTGCACTGGAAGAAGAACTAGTAGGACTCCAGACTGGCCTCGACCAGACAGTGTGCAGAGTCACTGAATGTGAGAGAAAAATGTCCCAGGAGGAAGCAAAGCTGCAAAAATTCGAGCACGTCTGCGAAATGGAGCGCATtaaaaagcaatcgatgccCGAATCATTACGACAGCAGAATGCAGCCTGTGAGCtgctggaaaggaaaataagagGATGTAAAAACGAGCAGGAACTTATGAGGAGTCGCGAAAAGGCCCTCATCGCTGAGCTTGAAACGGAGTTAACGAACAAGCTGACGGAAGAAGACCAGAAAGCTATCGAACAGCTAGATGGTGAAATTCGGGAGATTCGCCTGCAACAGCAAACATTATTCAACTCAGCACTAGACGCAAACAAAGCTAAACACAAGGTAGAGAACTTACTGAACTCGAACTTAATGCCCAAACGTGATGAATTGGTCCGATCCATCGAAGAATCAGCGAACCGGGAGGATAAAACTAACGAGTTGGCAGCATGTTGGAAGCGAATTCAGAGTGCAGaggaaaaaattaattactatCTTGAAGAAACAACTAAGCTAGAGGAAAA CTCTAAAAGCTtccaagaaagaaaagaatcgTTACAAAAGGAGCAGAAAAACttagttgaaaaacaaaaaaagctaGAACTAGAAATGGATTCTATTGCAGCGGACGAAAATGAGGCAACCAAAAAACAGGATTTAGAAAAAAACGTTTGGATGAGTGTTCTTGCAAAATAG
- the LOC131267302 gene encoding cell cycle checkpoint protein RAD17 — protein sequence MQKKRDTKPLDLLEQFKPQNENDLAIHVKKIEEVKTWLIAAQRHDPAKQVLFLTGPSGSGKSTCVKTIARQLKYELIEWSTPVDVDLYFDDTYDFDSREEKKSRRPQKALFDDFLYKSSRYCSLFGGTAEGGRLLLVNEFPNSMLRKPEEFHDSLERYQHNSTSPIVFIATDASSKSLDIAYNLFPPAIIETYKVHHIKFNAVSVSLLKKAIKRITTIIRSENDLSKLYQAAPAKAVEENIISSAQGDLRNCCLNFLFASMKGAVSTSTNSRNRCSFLNNSKKNLDGSSLEEGSSGLGLSENLSMMHGLGRIFHPKFVKERSDLRFLHTPESITDCFVTQPTAMLSLLHSNYVIRCCDVQNLSAASENLTLVDVITNEYRSDQLALIGLDIAVRGMMVNNGQTGHSWQPIKKKINMQFQHSSATFADELNKRGLITRPVPSKVFATEYKGLALIIQKKPIKQTQ from the exons ATGCAGAAAAAACGTGATACGAAGCCGCTTGATTTGCTGGAACAGTTTAAACCCCAGAACGAAAATGATCTAGCGATACACGTGAAAAAAATCGAAGAAGTCAAGACATGGCTCATTGCTGCACAGCGTCATGATCCAGCAAAACAAGTACTCTTCCTAACCGGTCCTTCGGGAAGCGGAAAAAGTACCTGCGTTAAAACGATCGCTAGGCAGTTGAAATACGAACTTATCGAATGGTCTACACCGGTCGATGTGGACCTGTATTTCGATGATACATACGACTTCGACAgcagggaggaaaagaaaagtcgaCGTCCGCAGAAGGCACTATTTGACGATTTTCTGTACAAAAGTTCACGTTACTGTTCGCTGTTTGGAGGTACAGCAGAGGGTGGAAGGCTTTTACTGGTGAACGAATTTCCGAACTCAATGCTACGCAAACCTGAGGAGTTCCATGACTCGCTTGAAAGGTATCAACACAATAGTACTTCTCCGATCGTTTTTATTGCCACTGATGCTTCCAGCAAATCGCTGGACATAGCATACAATCTCTTCCCACCAGCTATCATAGAGACGTATAAGGTGCACCACATTAAATTCAATGCGGTTTCCGTATCGCTGTTGAAGAAAGCAATCAAACGCATCACGACCATTATTCGGAGCGAGAATGATCTGTCCAAGTTGTACCAAGCTGCACCAGCAAAAGCTGTAGAGGAGAATATTATTTCGTCAGCGCAAGGAGATTTACGCAATTGTTGCctgaattttttatttgctagTATGAAAGGGGCTGTATCTACTAGCACGAATTCAAGAAACCGTTGCTCGTTTCTGAACAACTCAAAAAAGAACCTCGATGGCTCATCTTTAGAAGAAGGCAGTAGCGGCCTGGGCCTTAGTGAGAATCTATCAATGATGCACGGTTTGGGACGTATTTTTCATCCAAAGT TTGTAAAAGAAAGATCCGATTTACGATTTTTACATACTCCCGAGAGCATAACAGATTGCTTTGTAACACAACCTACTGCAATGTTATCGTTGCTGCATTCTAACTACGTAATCAGATGTTGCGATGTACAGAATCTCTCCGCAGCCTCCGAGAATCTCACGCTGGTGGATGTTATAACGAACGAGTATCGG AGTGATCAACTTGCATTGATTGGACTCGATATTGCAGTTCGCGGAATGATGGTGAATAACGGACAGACAGGGCATAGTTGGCAGccaattaaaaagaaaattaacatGCAGTTTCAGCACAG tTCTGCAACATTTGCCGATGAACTAAATAAGCGCGGATTGATTACGCGACCCGTTCCATCCAAAGTGTTTGCGACCGAATACAAGGGCCTGGCGTTAATCATCCAAAAGAAACCTATAAAGCAGACCCAATGA
- the LOC131267298 gene encoding uncharacterized protein LOC131267298 — protein MGVRHLLTFMERKVNGGTYPVKMDQEIQAAKTGTKKPLIVIDLMALFGLFCDDKHSLLCGSQIRLVERQADDFFKRLAETGAELVFFYDGTLQAFKYETWTARQNEKYKNMIAIVDDIDHGTPLTQIVNRHWRTIPNNTGLKLKRVARQHGQLIISVAVECDQALAAYAVKHKALAIISHDTDFFIFEGNWQLWSANHINIETLEAIGYNRKALLKTLGLNWQQMAVFATLGGNDFFKYDEVEPFLNNFGQHNLKFPRLAEYIRNLALDKKSIKKTIDRVLSCVYHGRPVPREAREWFQQSLTFYKTDGKAVNSKNLSADPLQKFLLDANQHFVHNILTGYPFNCTLYFFDYRSPALGNYSDIISPIISRIAGIILYHHRQAGIAHVKVMTKRSHTESHTMYTVPAEFPEHAVPPPIQELHASDASTCESLLMAKLALLSWVCSDNLPFEPFAALPPSLMVTVLTLFRLIEFGALVLFEADLLFWIAHDLSLDGFDPSTERRPYRLDPRAFRIGFLFQKIYAHFARVAKSLGLPSMYRPSTPYDGLRFHNQYGAWRDGHIQHQMGTSFFDWRLYSLATPRHNVD, from the exons ATGGGTGTACGGCATTTGTTAACATTTATGGAGCGGAAAGTGAATGGAGGCACTTATCCTGTGAAAATGGATCAAGAAATACA GGCTGCTAAAACCGGAACGAAAAAGCCGTTGATTGTGATCGACCTTATGGCTTTGTTCGGATTATTTTGTGACGATAAACATAGCTTGCTTTGCGGTAGCCAAATAAGGCTAGTGGAACGCCAGGCGGACGACTTTTTCAAACGTTTAGCAGAAACCGGTGCCGAGTTGGTATTTTTCTACGATGGTACATTGCAAGCATTCAAGTACGAAACATGGACAGCTCGCCAGAATGAAAAGTACAAGaacatgattgccatagtggaTGATATTGACCACGGTACGCCGTTGACACAGATAGTCAATCGCCACTGGAGGACGATACCCAACAATACCGGACTCAAACTTAAGCGAGTTGCCAGGCAGCATGGTCAATTAATTATCTCGGTCGCCGTAGAATGCGATCAAGCTCTGGCTGCCTATGCGGTGAAACATAAAGCTCTGGCAATCATTTCACATGACACTGATTTCTTCATCTTCGAGGGTAACTGGCAGCTTTGGTCAGCAAATCACATCAATATCGAGACGTTGGAAGCGATTGGCTATAACCGGAAGGCACTCCTCAAGACGCTTGGACTGAACTGGCAGCAGATGGCAGTTTTTGCAACATTGGGAGGAAATGATTTTTTCAAGTACGATGAGGTGGAACCGTTTCTCAATAACTTCGGACAGCATAACCTGAAGTTTCCCAGACTTGCGGAGTATATTAGAAATTTGGCGCTTGATAAAAAGTCAATCAAAAAAACAATCGACCGGGTGTTGTCCTGCGTATACCATGGTAGACCAGTACCGCGAGAAGCCAGAGAATGGTTCCAACAAAGCTTAACCTTTTACAAAACT GACGGTAAGGCTGTTAATTCGAAGAATCTTTCAGCGGATCCGCTGCAAAAGTTCCTCCTAGACGCGAATCAGCATTTTGTGCACAACATACTAACGGGGTATCCGTTTAATTGCACCCTGTACTTTTTCGACTATCGCTCACCTGCCTTAGGAAATTATTCTGATATAATCAGTCCAATAATTTCTCGAATAGCCGGCATTATTCTGTATCACCACCGGCAAGCAGGGATTGCGCATGTTAAAGTGATGACCAAACGTAGTCACACGGAATCACACACAATGTACACCGTCCCGGCAGAGTTTCCCGAACATGCAGTACCTCCTCCGATACAGGAACTTCACGCATCAGATGCGAGTACCTGCGAGAGTCTTTTGATGGCAAAATTGGCACTTTTGTCATGGGTTTGCTCGGACAATTTGCCCTTCGAGCCGTTTGCAGCTTTACCGCCATCACTAATGGTTACCGTCCTGACACTCTTTCGGTTGATTGAGTTCGGCGCGCTGGTCCTATTCGAGGCTGACCTTCTGTTCTGGATTGCACACGATCTTTCGTTGGATGGGTTTGATCCGAGCACAGAACGACGACCATATCGTCTAGATCCACGCGCTTTTCGAATCGGGTTTCTCTTTCAGAAAATTTACGCACACTTTGCCAGGGTGGCAAAGTCGCTCGGGCTTCCGAGCATGTACCGACCGTCAACGCCCTACGATGGGCTACGGTTTCACAATCAATACGGCGCTTGGCGTGACGGACATATACAACATCAGATGGGAACATCGTTTTTCGACTGGCGTTTGTATAGTTTGGCCACGCCACGTCACAATGTAGATTAA